In Geopsychrobacter electrodiphilus DSM 16401, a single window of DNA contains:
- a CDS encoding B12-binding domain-containing radical SAM protein, which produces MKMALIYPRWPKLDRQTEFHLPPHGPVVFAAALPDRVEINFTDENLQTINFDGSCDLVAISTMLSSQLPRAFEIAREFRARGKKVIFGGIATMLHAEEVQLHADSVFLGEAEGRMARVIEDFERGALKPVYNYMNNHPDINLVGTARREILDRELYNYRGVQMLDLVHASRGCRFDCFPCCTGFLGGKMFRPRPVDKVIAEMEAIQNNRLFIVDNSLAQDRQWLIDLFTAMAPLKKKWVSHPILDDDLVLKLAAEAGAWYVYQAVFDTSDTIRNRVKRLKDHGIGIEGTIILGTDDQSEDDIKRLVDFLIEIELDVAEFTIMTPFPQSPVRRQMEKEGRILSNDWLNYTADKVVFQPKQMTPEKLQEMYYYAWDTFNADSGHQLKMGELFKKVIRREMDDGTYHRYNPRKRRIFTRAEA; this is translated from the coding sequence ATGAAAATGGCATTGATCTACCCGCGCTGGCCGAAGCTGGACCGCCAGACCGAGTTTCATCTGCCGCCGCATGGACCGGTGGTGTTTGCCGCGGCCCTGCCCGACAGGGTGGAGATCAACTTCACCGATGAGAACCTGCAGACCATCAACTTTGACGGCAGCTGCGATCTGGTCGCGATCTCGACCATGCTCAGCTCGCAGCTTCCGCGCGCCTTCGAGATAGCCCGCGAGTTTCGCGCGCGGGGCAAAAAGGTCATCTTCGGCGGCATCGCCACCATGCTTCATGCCGAAGAGGTGCAGCTGCATGCCGATTCGGTGTTCCTGGGTGAGGCCGAGGGCCGCATGGCTCGGGTGATCGAGGATTTTGAGCGCGGTGCGCTCAAGCCGGTCTACAATTACATGAACAATCACCCTGATATCAACCTGGTCGGTACCGCCAGACGTGAGATTCTCGATCGCGAGCTCTACAACTATCGCGGGGTGCAGATGCTCGATCTGGTCCACGCTTCGCGCGGCTGCAGGTTTGACTGTTTCCCCTGCTGCACCGGTTTCTTGGGCGGCAAGATGTTCCGCCCGCGGCCGGTCGACAAGGTCATCGCCGAGATGGAGGCGATTCAGAACAACCGCCTGTTTATCGTCGACAACTCCCTGGCTCAGGACAGGCAGTGGCTGATCGATCTGTTCACCGCCATGGCGCCCTTGAAGAAAAAATGGGTTTCCCATCCGATTCTGGATGATGATCTGGTGCTCAAACTGGCCGCCGAGGCCGGGGCCTGGTATGTCTACCAGGCGGTCTTCGACACCTCTGACACCATCCGCAACCGGGTCAAGCGTCTTAAGGATCACGGTATCGGCATCGAAGGGACGATCATTCTCGGCACCGATGATCAGAGTGAAGACGACATCAAGCGCCTGGTCGATTTTCTCATCGAGATTGAACTGGATGTCGCCGAGTTCACCATCATGACCCCCTTTCCCCAATCACCGGTCAGACGGCAAATGGAGAAGGAGGGGCGTATTCTCTCGAACGACTGGCTCAACTACACCGCCGACAAGGTCGTCTTCCAGCCGAAACAGATGACCCCGGAGAAGCTGCAGGAGATGTACTACTACGCCTGGGATACCTTCAATGCTGACAGCGGTCATCAGCTGAAGATGGGAGAGCTGTTCAAAAAGGTCATTCGTCGCGAGATGGATGACGGCACCTATCACCGTTACAATCCGCGCAAGCGGCGGATCTTCACTCGGGCGGAGGCGTGA
- a CDS encoding beta-ketoacyl synthase N-terminal-like domain-containing protein yields MNAWINGIGWLTPAGLGMGRAATEQPLVAGELEIPTRKLIFSEVDRRFGRLDDFSRIGLAALAMCLRDAGAEDWQEKRPIGIIAASRYGCLATDIAYLKTMLPEGGKLASPNLFAYTLPNSFLGEAALRFGLTGTSLVLNRADNTRLESLRFALEELAWSDQQAVLAGICDLAQPDLDVVAGRGDGDDLPGAVFLLLGREPGEQGTYGELKLDKGEVWFDGVRPADLAALIKACLATNR; encoded by the coding sequence ATGAACGCCTGGATCAACGGCATCGGCTGGTTGACTCCGGCGGGATTGGGCATGGGGCGCGCTGCCACTGAGCAACCGCTGGTGGCGGGAGAGCTCGAAATACCGACGCGCAAGCTGATTTTTAGCGAGGTCGACCGGCGTTTCGGCCGACTGGATGATTTTTCGCGCATTGGGCTGGCTGCACTGGCCATGTGTCTGCGTGATGCCGGTGCCGAAGATTGGCAGGAAAAACGGCCTATCGGCATCATTGCCGCCAGTCGCTACGGCTGCCTGGCAACGGATATCGCCTACCTTAAGACCATGCTCCCTGAAGGGGGAAAACTCGCCAGCCCGAATCTGTTCGCCTATACCCTGCCGAACAGCTTTCTCGGTGAAGCAGCGCTGCGCTTCGGTCTGACCGGTACCAGTCTGGTGCTGAATCGTGCGGATAACACCCGTCTTGAGAGTCTGCGTTTTGCCCTCGAAGAGCTGGCCTGGAGCGATCAGCAGGCGGTGCTGGCCGGGATCTGTGACCTGGCGCAGCCCGATCTGGATGTGGTGGCTGGTAGGGGTGATGGGGACGATCTCCCCGGGGCGGTTTTCCTGCTGCTCGGGCGCGAGCCGGGGGAGCAGGGGACATACGGTGAACTGAAACTGGACAAGGGTGAGGTCTGGTTTGATGGAGTTAGACCTGCAGATCTGGCTGCGTTAATTAAGGCCTGTCTGGCAACGAATCGATAG
- a CDS encoding beta-ketoacyl synthase N-terminal-like domain-containing protein, with the protein MVLTRAVPVTALGENLAGLWQGLLREESGIAPLTHFDCGNYLSGLGGAIAGLQAPPGGSRLDPLLERVAVQLGPLPVGCRLLVASTKGEIDRLETVGRQRTLFPRGVLFEPLLAKIARRFDLADPGSNINAACASSSIALARGAAQIAAGQAEAVLIYSADILSEFVFSGFSALQALSPEPSRPFDRQRQGLTLGEAGVALLLMSEACARTAGETVLAYVAGWGVANDAHHVTAPARDGSGLIRASRLALCKAALAAEQIAAINAHGTGTVYNDAMELTAFGEIFGDSLPPMHGVKGSLGHCLGAAGGVEIAIAARALQEQTIPATCGCLDPEEATRGRVMNSSQSISGDYLLCTNSGFGGINSAVILQRGAQ; encoded by the coding sequence GTGGTCCTGACCCGCGCAGTGCCGGTCACCGCGCTGGGGGAGAACCTCGCCGGCCTCTGGCAGGGGTTGCTGAGGGAGGAGAGCGGGATTGCGCCGCTGACGCATTTTGACTGCGGCAACTACCTCTCCGGTTTGGGCGGCGCTATCGCGGGTCTGCAGGCTCCGCCAGGCGGGTCGCGGCTCGATCCGCTGCTGGAACGGGTTGCCGTTCAGCTGGGCCCGCTGCCTGTCGGTTGTCGGCTGCTGGTCGCTTCGACAAAGGGGGAGATCGATCGATTAGAGACTGTCGGCCGCCAGAGAACCCTGTTCCCGCGTGGGGTGCTGTTCGAGCCGCTGCTGGCCAAGATCGCGCGGCGTTTCGATCTGGCCGATCCCGGCAGCAACATCAACGCGGCCTGCGCCTCGTCGAGCATTGCGCTGGCGCGTGGGGCCGCCCAAATCGCCGCCGGGCAGGCCGAAGCGGTGTTGATCTACTCCGCCGATATTTTGAGTGAATTTGTTTTCTCAGGGTTCTCGGCACTGCAGGCGCTCTCGCCTGAACCGAGCCGTCCCTTTGATCGTCAGCGTCAGGGCCTGACCCTGGGTGAGGCCGGAGTGGCGCTGTTGTTGATGAGTGAAGCTTGCGCCCGGACCGCGGGAGAAACAGTGCTGGCATATGTCGCCGGGTGGGGGGTCGCCAACGACGCCCATCATGTCACCGCCCCGGCGCGTGATGGCAGCGGGCTGATCCGGGCCAGTCGTCTGGCGCTGTGTAAGGCCGCGCTCGCCGCCGAACAGATCGCGGCGATCAACGCTCACGGAACCGGCACCGTCTATAACGACGCCATGGAGCTAACCGCCTTCGGCGAAATCTTTGGCGACAGTTTGCCGCCGATGCACGGTGTCAAAGGGAGTCTGGGGCATTGCCTCGGCGCGGCCGGCGGCGTTGAGATCGCCATCGCCGCACGGGCGCTGCAGGAACAAACAATCCCCGCAACCTGTGGCTGTCTTGATCCTGAAGAAGCCACCCGGGGCCGGGTCATGAATAGCTCACAGTCCATATCCGGCGACTACCTGCTCTGCACTAACTCGGGTTTCGGCGGGATTAACAGCGCGGTTATCCTGCAGCGGGGGGCACAATGA
- a CDS encoding acyl-CoA thioesterase → MKKPYFPMKAGAPPPLRCTVERVVRFEEVDPLAIVWHGRYPSYFEDARVMLGQTYGLGYMDLYQQGVLAPIKQLFVDYQLPLRFGEAFSIEAILHWSDATRLNHEFILRNAAGEVTTSGYSVQLLMDEQQQVLMLPPPFYADFRERWQAGALF, encoded by the coding sequence ATGAAGAAACCTTATTTCCCGATGAAGGCGGGGGCGCCACCGCCCCTGCGCTGTACGGTCGAGCGGGTGGTGCGCTTCGAAGAGGTCGACCCCCTCGCGATTGTCTGGCATGGCCGCTATCCGAGTTATTTCGAGGACGCGCGGGTGATGCTCGGGCAAACCTACGGCCTCGGGTACATGGATCTCTACCAGCAGGGGGTGTTGGCACCGATCAAGCAATTGTTCGTCGATTACCAGCTGCCGCTGCGCTTCGGCGAAGCCTTCAGTATCGAGGCGATTCTGCACTGGAGCGACGCGACCAGGCTGAACCATGAGTTTATCCTGCGCAACGCGGCCGGAGAAGTCACGACCAGTGGTTATTCGGTGCAATTGTTGATGGACGAGCAGCAGCAGGTGCTGATGCTGCCCCCCCCTTTTTATGCCGATTTTCGTGAGCGCTGGCAGGCGGGGGCCCTGTTTTGA
- a CDS encoding lipoprotein insertase outer membrane protein LolB, with translation MRILSICLLLALGACGPTLSTLQLPENCRAAQSRSQLIAGNWRQQPHIWRLRQAALLEIGSKKIPLEGFLRLDLRHKEARLLALNEMGLVLFDLQVTEQGEVLHRAIPQIREHKAVARGVAQSLRRIFLQPLPEANDLLQTQGNSQGLRRSLSDGQLEFIFDCSGDLRETRQQAKSGEWQVIYNDYRDYAGARLPEEILFNDETHRVKLSLWQKEVKQEL, from the coding sequence TTGCGTATTTTATCCATTTGTCTGCTGCTGGCGCTTGGCGCCTGCGGACCGACGCTTTCCACGCTGCAGCTGCCCGAAAACTGCCGGGCCGCACAGTCTCGGTCCCAACTGATTGCCGGTAACTGGCGGCAGCAACCCCATATCTGGCGCTTGCGCCAGGCTGCGCTGCTGGAGATCGGGTCGAAGAAGATTCCGCTTGAGGGGTTCTTGCGCCTCGACCTGCGACACAAAGAGGCGCGGCTGCTGGCGTTGAACGAAATGGGCCTGGTGCTGTTTGATCTGCAGGTGACAGAGCAGGGGGAAGTGCTGCATCGCGCCATCCCCCAGATCAGAGAGCACAAAGCCGTGGCTCGGGGCGTCGCCCAGAGTTTACGCCGGATCTTTCTGCAGCCGTTGCCCGAGGCGAACGATCTGTTGCAGACCCAGGGCAATAGCCAGGGTCTGCGGCGGAGCCTTAGCGATGGCCAGCTGGAGTTTATTTTTGATTGCTCCGGCGATCTGCGTGAAACCCGCCAGCAGGCGAAAAGCGGCGAATGGCAGGTGATCTACAACGACTATCGCGATTATGCCGGTGCGCGCCTGCCCGAGGAGATTCTGTTCAACGATGAGACACACCGGGTCAAATTGTCCCTCTGGCAAAAAGAGGTGAAACAGGAATTATGA
- a CDS encoding MMPL family transporter produces the protein MKLIASCYILMRERRGWLVLILLLLVLASGWNLAHLKIEESIVSMLPDGDSRVADDFHLLQQAPFARKLVIHLRAAPGVAVSDLMKATDQLRDSLPPDLFIHPVSGPGELGSSPLLRELGDFLPLLADAQDLQKIDQQLQPEQIDRSIAEDLAQLLQPQGVALKQQIQRDPLNLQRLALAKLGYVNPLPGVRLVEGHFLSADGRSSLILADTPVLITDAAGARELLETFRQARQQLPVGISAALISGHGYTLANADAIKNDMRLVLLVSGLGILVLFLVFLRSWRALAVYLLPLFSMALALLVASVCYGRLSGITVGFGAVLLGITIDFGLHVYFALRYGQGEPAELLRAVARPVIFGALTTLAAFAALLRSELPGQRQLAIFAIAGILAALLLALLFLPHFIVARGPVNPLSRKAYRRHIYLRKPWLRWAVLSLWLGLCCLGALQARHLSINGELRQLSYLPTALQQNEQQLAKVWGNMRGRALAFAEAPDLETALQLNERLWQLLGEKGLQTESVSLAPLFPSARTQQQHLQNWESFWQERRLPTEALVQKAGAHYGFAGDAFAPFFARLAQPQAVLDVPTLQRWGLGGLLENLLLQDERGYYQVLTLIPDRPELISSLDSELSALPGLTLVSQTRFGRQLSQEISSDFKHFILLAGLAVLLLLLLLFRRLPEVLLALLPVMTGLLAMFGGMGWLGLEMNLFNVAAAILIIGLGVDYGIFMVCHSQQPEDLASSRAVLVSGLTTLAGFGALVLAKHPALHSIGLTVLLGISAAVPTAVLVIPALRVKRN, from the coding sequence ATGAAGTTGATTGCCTCCTGTTACATCCTGATGCGCGAGCGACGCGGCTGGCTGGTGTTGATTCTGCTGCTGCTGGTCCTCGCCAGTGGCTGGAATCTGGCCCATTTAAAGATCGAGGAGAGTATCGTCTCCATGCTGCCGGACGGCGATTCGCGGGTCGCCGATGACTTTCATCTGTTGCAGCAAGCTCCTTTTGCGCGCAAGCTGGTCATTCATCTGCGCGCGGCGCCGGGGGTTGCGGTCAGCGATTTAATGAAAGCGACCGATCAACTCCGTGATTCTCTCCCGCCGGATCTGTTTATTCATCCCGTAAGTGGACCGGGTGAGCTGGGGAGTTCGCCCCTGCTGCGTGAGCTGGGGGATTTTTTGCCGCTGCTGGCTGATGCGCAGGATTTGCAGAAAATTGACCAACAGCTGCAGCCGGAGCAGATCGATCGCAGCATCGCTGAAGATTTGGCGCAACTGCTGCAGCCGCAGGGCGTGGCGTTGAAACAACAGATCCAGAGAGATCCGTTGAACCTGCAGCGTCTGGCTCTGGCCAAACTTGGATATGTCAATCCGCTCCCCGGGGTGCGTTTGGTCGAAGGCCATTTTCTCAGCGCCGATGGCCGCAGCAGCCTGATTTTGGCAGATACTCCGGTGTTGATTACCGATGCGGCGGGTGCGCGGGAACTGCTTGAGACGTTTCGTCAGGCTCGACAGCAGCTCCCTGTCGGGATCAGCGCTGCGCTGATCAGCGGGCACGGCTATACCCTGGCCAATGCCGATGCAATAAAGAACGACATGCGGCTGGTCCTGCTGGTCTCCGGACTTGGCATTCTGGTGCTGTTTCTGGTGTTCCTCCGCAGCTGGCGGGCGCTGGCGGTCTACCTGTTGCCACTCTTCAGTATGGCGCTGGCGCTGCTGGTCGCATCAGTCTGTTACGGGCGTCTCTCGGGGATTACGGTCGGTTTCGGCGCGGTCCTCCTCGGCATCACCATCGACTTCGGCCTGCATGTCTATTTTGCCCTGCGCTATGGGCAGGGGGAGCCCGCCGAACTGCTGCGGGCGGTAGCGCGGCCGGTAATCTTCGGCGCTCTGACCACCCTGGCCGCTTTTGCCGCGCTCTTGCGCTCCGAACTGCCCGGACAGCGGCAGCTGGCGATCTTTGCGATTGCCGGGATTCTTGCGGCTCTGCTTCTGGCGCTGCTGTTTTTGCCCCACTTTATCGTGGCCCGTGGCCCGGTGAATCCCCTGAGTCGCAAGGCCTATCGTCGACATATCTATCTGCGTAAACCCTGGTTGCGCTGGGCGGTGTTGAGCCTGTGGCTGGGGCTGTGCTGCCTCGGTGCGCTGCAGGCTCGGCATCTGTCGATCAACGGCGAACTTCGTCAGCTCAGCTATCTGCCCACCGCATTGCAGCAGAACGAACAACAGCTGGCCAAAGTCTGGGGCAATATGCGCGGTCGGGCCCTGGCTTTCGCCGAAGCGCCTGATCTGGAAACCGCCCTGCAACTCAATGAGCGCCTCTGGCAACTGCTGGGAGAAAAAGGCCTGCAGACGGAGTCGGTCAGCCTGGCTCCCCTGTTCCCTTCGGCGCGGACTCAGCAGCAACATCTGCAGAATTGGGAGAGCTTCTGGCAGGAGCGGCGACTGCCGACAGAAGCCCTTGTGCAGAAAGCGGGGGCGCACTACGGCTTTGCCGGGGACGCTTTTGCGCCATTTTTTGCGCGCCTCGCCCAGCCGCAGGCCGTGCTCGATGTCCCGACCCTGCAGCGCTGGGGTCTCGGCGGGCTGCTGGAGAATCTGTTGCTGCAGGACGAGCGCGGTTATTATCAGGTGCTGACCCTGATTCCCGACCGCCCTGAGCTGATCAGCAGTCTGGACTCCGAGCTCAGTGCGTTGCCGGGGTTGACCCTGGTTTCGCAGACTCGCTTCGGGCGTCAGCTCAGTCAGGAGATCTCCAGCGACTTCAAGCACTTTATCCTGCTCGCCGGTCTGGCCGTGCTGCTGCTGCTGCTGTTACTGTTTCGCCGCCTGCCGGAGGTGCTGCTGGCGCTCCTGCCGGTTATGACCGGACTGCTGGCGATGTTCGGCGGCATGGGCTGGCTCGGGCTGGAGATGAACCTGTTTAATGTGGCGGCGGCGATTCTGATTATCGGTCTGGGGGTTGATTACGGGATCTTCATGGTCTGTCATAGCCAACAGCCGGAGGATCTGGCCTCGTCCCGTGCGGTGCTGGTTTCCGGTTTGACCACCCTGGCGGGCTTCGGTGCCCTGGTCCTGGCCAAGCACCCGGCGCTGCATTCTATCGGACTGACGGTTCTGCTCGGGATCAGCGCCGCCGTTCCGACCGCGGTGCTGGTGATTCCGGCCCTGCGCGTCAAGAGGAACTGA
- a CDS encoding outer membrane lipoprotein carrier protein LolA has translation MRKLCCLNLLLVVLFLVAAPLGAAETTDLHTLLRQLQDTAGQTHSLKSDFIQEKELAIFSEKLVSAGRFAYQQPDRLRWELLTPIDSGFVLRGDKGERWNSLSRERSDFSVANDPIMGIIARQLLAWARVDLDWLQSRYRMELLAESPVRLRLTPLDKGEAGFIEELQILFAGDRSHVAEVLLKEQGGDSTLLRFTNVQLNTALPVATFEAPEFK, from the coding sequence ATGCGCAAATTATGCTGTTTGAACCTCCTGCTGGTGGTTTTGTTCCTGGTCGCCGCACCTCTCGGTGCCGCCGAAACCACGGACTTGCACACCCTGCTGCGGCAGCTGCAGGATACCGCAGGACAGACTCATTCCCTGAAGAGTGATTTTATCCAGGAGAAAGAGTTGGCAATTTTTTCCGAGAAGCTGGTGTCCGCAGGGCGCTTCGCCTATCAACAGCCGGACCGGTTGCGCTGGGAACTGCTGACCCCCATAGACTCGGGTTTTGTCTTGCGTGGTGACAAGGGGGAACGCTGGAACAGCCTCAGCCGTGAGCGCAGTGACTTTTCGGTGGCCAATGATCCGATCATGGGGATCATTGCCCGGCAGCTGCTGGCCTGGGCGCGGGTTGATCTCGACTGGCTGCAGAGTCGTTACCGCATGGAGCTGTTGGCCGAGTCGCCGGTCAGGTTGCGTCTGACCCCCCTTGATAAAGGGGAGGCAGGTTTCATCGAGGAGCTGCAGATTCTGTTTGCCGGGGATCGCAGCCATGTTGCCGAGGTGTTGCTCAAGGAGCAGGGCGGGGACAGTACCCTGCTGCGTTTTACTAACGTTCAGCTGAATACGGCGCTGCCAGTCGCGACCTTTGAGGCCCCGGAATTTAAATGA
- a CDS encoding lysophospholipid acyltransferase family protein, which produces MILLLMNLWCYGTLLLWTLLGILAFPFAFGLGLLFLRQPADKLARWFIWLYGRGWLLLMSPFVRFRREQMALIKADTPCLFVVNHLSFFDTYCMALLPVHDITFAVRSWPFRMFWYSGFMRLARYLDVEGSSWDETLCNSKSAFAAGGTVLFFPEGHRSRDGQLQRFYSGGFKVAINAGVPLIPLCIDGTDRLLPPGRKLFRPCQVRLRALEPIDTRAFNDDEGHSRLRKLVKGRMTAALDEMRGTPG; this is translated from the coding sequence GTGATACTGCTGCTGATGAATCTCTGGTGTTACGGCACGCTGCTGCTCTGGACCCTGCTCGGAATCCTGGCTTTCCCCTTTGCTTTCGGCCTGGGGCTGCTGTTTCTGCGTCAGCCGGCCGACAAGCTGGCGCGTTGGTTTATCTGGTTGTATGGCCGCGGCTGGTTGCTGCTGATGAGCCCCTTTGTACGTTTCCGCCGCGAGCAGATGGCGTTAATCAAGGCTGATACTCCATGCCTGTTCGTGGTGAATCACCTGTCGTTTTTTGATACCTACTGCATGGCGCTGCTGCCGGTGCATGACATCACATTCGCGGTGCGCTCCTGGCCGTTCCGCATGTTCTGGTACAGCGGCTTCATGCGCCTGGCGCGCTATCTGGATGTCGAGGGGAGCAGCTGGGATGAGACCCTGTGCAACAGTAAGAGCGCTTTTGCGGCCGGGGGGACGGTGCTGTTCTTCCCAGAGGGACATCGCAGTCGCGACGGTCAACTGCAGCGTTTCTACTCCGGCGGGTTCAAGGTCGCGATTAACGCCGGGGTGCCGCTGATCCCACTGTGCATCGATGGCACCGACCGGCTGCTGCCGCCCGGACGCAAGCTGTTTCGTCCTTGTCAGGTCCGGTTGCGCGCGCTGGAGCCGATTGATACGCGCGCCTTCAACGATGATGAGGGGCACAGCCGTCTGCGTAAACTGGTGAAGGGTCGCATGACCGCTGCCCTGGACGAGATGCGCGGCACACCCGGCTGA
- a CDS encoding phosphopantetheine-binding protein — MTEADVIELIDSSLADEFELDREAMTPEANIYTDLGLDSLDTVDMVIVLEGAFKFKIREEESVRAIRTLSDIHNFVLQKIAEQG, encoded by the coding sequence ATGACTGAAGCGGACGTGATTGAACTGATCGATTCCAGTCTGGCCGATGAATTCGAACTCGACCGGGAGGCTATGACCCCCGAGGCTAATATCTATACAGATCTGGGCCTGGACAGCCTCGACACCGTCGATATGGTTATCGTTCTGGAAGGCGCCTTCAAGTTCAAGATTCGCGAAGAAGAATCGGTGCGGGCCATCCGCACCCTTAGTGATATCCACAACTTTGTCCTGCAAAAAATTGCTGAACAGGGTTGA
- a CDS encoding beta-ketoacyl-[acyl-carrier-protein] synthase family protein, which yields MALESVVVTGIGIISPLGHTFDALMAALYVGESGVKIVPELDHIGGLRSRLAARVEGVEPKNIPRKIRRSMSNMSVYAYLASQQALAMAAYPEALLASGRTGVMIGSTLGSTETSEAFFADYFRDHSLERMKSGLFFQIMGHSCAANVAQSLGITGRVMAPSAACATSCQALGYAYEQIAFGRQDAILCGGADEFHPLTVATFDVMHAASTAYNQQPDAAPRPFDRARDGLVCGEGSGILLLEKRSVAAARGARVLAEIIGFATTSDTSSIANPDAGAMYDCMRLALEDAGLASSDLDYINAHATGTLQGDVAEAEAIRRLVADRVPVSSLKGHLGHTMAASGSIELAACIGMMRQGELIRTRNLDEVDEQCCGLWHLQQNQQTTPKIVLKNNFAMGGINCTLIMRSSMYD from the coding sequence ATGGCGTTAGAATCTGTGGTTGTGACTGGAATCGGGATTATCTCCCCCCTCGGGCACACCTTTGACGCGTTGATGGCAGCTCTGTACGTCGGGGAATCAGGGGTCAAAATCGTACCCGAGCTAGACCATATCGGCGGCTTGCGCTCGCGCCTGGCCGCACGAGTTGAGGGGGTCGAGCCTAAAAATATCCCCCGCAAAATCCGGCGTTCCATGTCAAATATGTCGGTCTACGCCTATCTGGCCAGTCAGCAGGCGCTGGCGATGGCTGCTTATCCGGAGGCGCTGCTGGCCAGCGGGCGCACCGGGGTGATGATCGGTTCAACCCTGGGGAGTACCGAAACCAGCGAGGCGTTTTTCGCCGACTATTTCCGCGATCACAGTCTTGAACGGATGAAGTCCGGCCTGTTCTTTCAGATCATGGGGCACTCCTGCGCGGCAAATGTCGCCCAGTCGCTGGGGATTACCGGCCGGGTCATGGCTCCTTCGGCGGCCTGTGCCACCAGCTGTCAGGCGCTAGGTTATGCCTATGAACAGATCGCCTTCGGCCGCCAGGATGCCATCCTCTGCGGTGGCGCCGACGAGTTTCACCCCCTGACGGTGGCGACCTTCGATGTGATGCATGCTGCCTCGACCGCCTACAATCAGCAACCGGACGCCGCACCTCGTCCCTTCGATCGCGCCCGTGATGGTCTGGTGTGTGGTGAGGGGAGCGGCATCCTGCTGCTCGAAAAACGCAGTGTTGCCGCAGCGCGCGGGGCAAGGGTGCTGGCCGAGATCATCGGTTTCGCGACCACCTCGGACACCTCGAGTATCGCCAATCCCGATGCCGGAGCAATGTACGACTGCATGCGTCTTGCCCTGGAAGATGCCGGGCTGGCTAGCAGCGATCTCGATTACATCAACGCCCACGCCACCGGAACCCTGCAGGGGGATGTCGCCGAGGCCGAGGCGATCCGGCGTCTGGTCGCCGATCGGGTGCCGGTCAGCAGCCTTAAAGGGCATCTGGGCCACACAATGGCGGCCAGTGGTTCGATTGAACTGGCGGCCTGCATCGGTATGATGCGTCAGGGTGAACTGATCCGGACGCGCAATCTCGACGAGGTTGATGAGCAGTGTTGTGGCCTCTGGCATCTTCAGCAGAACCAGCAGACAACACCGAAAATTGTATTGAAAAATAATTTTGCCATGGGGGGCATAAATTGCACCCTGATCATGAGGAGCAGCATGTATGACTGA